The following are encoded together in the Bos javanicus breed banteng chromosome X, ARS-OSU_banteng_1.0, whole genome shotgun sequence genome:
- the LOC133242119 gene encoding melanoma-associated antigen B4-like: MPRRHKSKSHARRKRHEVQGDTQEAQASAAAAPKEECPSSHSSAPQGSPASSPAAGDGQELQGAMAPSSPDAGPSCAGSDEGAQGPEEESAGASQAAPSTQSTRKDPLARKARILVEFLLEKYTKQEPITQNALMKIVSRKYRQHFPEVLSTARERMELVFGLEMKEVDRRGNIYTLIRKLNLGGNDCRRDEGALPKSRLLMVLLGVIFMNGNRATEEEIWEFLSMLGIYAGRRHCIFGEPRRLITKDLVQKEYLNYRQVPNSDLPRYEFLWGPRACAEISKMKVLEVLAKFHGRVPSSFPDLYDEALRDQAERAGRRRAARAPTMAEASAPSRAKSCSSSHI; encoded by the coding sequence ATGCCTCGGAGGCACAAGAGCAAGTCCCATGCCCGCAGGAAACGCCACGAGGTTCAGGGGGACACTCAGGAGGCCCAGGCCAGTGCTGCTGCAGCCCCAAAGGAGGAGTGCCCCTCCTCCCACTCTTCTGCCCCTCAGGGTTCTCCCGCGAGCTCCCCTGCTGCTGGCGATGGCCAGGAGCTTCAGGGAGCCATGGCCCCTAGCTCTCCTGATGCAGGGCCTTCATGTGCAGGATCTGATGAAGGTGCCCAGGGCCCTGAGGAGGAAAGTGCAGGTGCCTCCCAGGCAGCCCCTTCCACTCAGAGCACTCGCAAAGATCCTCTGGCCAGGAAGGCCAGGATACTCGTGGAGTTCCTGCTGGAGAAGTACACCAAGCAGGAGCCCATCACGCAGAATGCCCTGATGAAAATCGTCAGCAGGAAGTACAGGCAGCACTTCCCTGAGGTCCTCAGTACAGCCCGTGAGCGCATGGAGCTGGTCTTTGGCCTGGAGATGAAGGAAGTCGACCGTAGAGGGAACATCTACACCCTCATCAGGAAGCTCAACCTCGGGGGAAACGATTGTCGACGTGATGAGGGGGCGCTGCCCAAGTCGCGTCTCCTCATGGTGCTCCTGGGGGTCATCTTCATGAATGGTAACCGCGCCACTGAGGAGGAGATCTGGGAATTCCTCAGTATGTTGGGGATCTATGCTGGGAGGAGGCACTGCATCTTTGGGGAGCCCAGAAGGCTCATCACCAAAGATCTAGTGCAGAAGGAGTACCTGAACTACCGCCAGGTACCCAATAGTGATCTTCCACGCTATGAGTTCCTGTGGGGCCCGAGAGCTTGTGCTGAGATCAGTAAGATGAAGGTACTGGAGGTTCTAGCCAAGTTCCACGGTAGGGTCCCTAGTTCCTTCCCAGACCTTTATGACGAGGCGCTGAGAGATCAGGCGGAGAGAGCAGGGCGGAGACGTGCGGCCAGGGCTCCCACCATGGCTGAGGCCAGTGCCCCTTCCAGGGCCAAGTCCTGCAGCTCCTCCCACATTtag